The following are encoded together in the Capsulimonas corticalis genome:
- a CDS encoding dihydrofolate reductase family protein, giving the protein MTRVRVEGFTISLDGYGAGPNQDINNPLGVGGTDLHQWLIPTRTFQRILFGGDGGATGIDDDFAARGFENMGAWILGRNMFGPIRGAWPDMNWQGWWGDNPPYHVPAFILTHHARPPIQMEGGTTFYFVTGGIHEALDRARDAANGRDVRIGGGANTIQQYLRAGLIDELHIAISPILLGQGERLFEGIDVRAVGYECVQFVASEKATHVVLRRQGRNEA; this is encoded by the coding sequence ATGACACGCGTCCGAGTTGAGGGCTTTACCATCTCGCTTGACGGATACGGAGCTGGTCCGAATCAGGACATCAACAATCCGCTTGGCGTGGGGGGGACAGATTTACATCAGTGGTTAATCCCGACACGCACATTCCAACGAATCCTATTTGGCGGCGACGGCGGCGCAACGGGGATCGATGACGATTTCGCGGCGCGGGGCTTCGAGAATATGGGCGCCTGGATCCTCGGAAGAAATATGTTCGGACCGATTCGCGGCGCCTGGCCCGATATGAACTGGCAAGGCTGGTGGGGGGACAACCCACCATATCACGTTCCTGCTTTCATCTTGACACATCACGCGCGTCCGCCCATCCAGATGGAGGGCGGAACGACATTCTACTTCGTCACGGGCGGTATTCACGAGGCGCTTGACCGGGCGCGCGACGCAGCCAACGGAAGGGATGTGCGCATTGGCGGCGGAGCTAACACGATCCAGCAATATCTTCGCGCGGGCCTTATCGATGAGTTGCACATCGCGATATCGCCGATCCTGCTAGGCCAGGGAGAGCGACTGTTCGAGGGGATAGACGTGCGCGCCGTGGGGTACGAATGCGTTCAGTTCGTTGCCTCGGAGAAAGCCACCCATGTTGTACTCCGGCGCCAGGGACGCAATGAGGCGTAA
- a CDS encoding RecB family exonuclease, translating to MTDVPKPKPPRPKKPAAPRKPRKPEFSPTRIKTFLSCPMMYRLEYVDKVGRFYHRSRAGFSFGTSLHSTLQNFHEAGGAAAVTPEELVTRLDQDWIPQGYASAEQEQEHRVEAAQILTTYHALAAERADLTQTFLTEKMLKYDMGEFVLTGRIDRIDEHLSDGALEIVDYKSGRMSVTEEDVKSALAMSIYQLLAKRNNPERRVLATIHALRGGVTASTSYSDEELNDLEDDLRGIGLMILEKDFESVRPEPLPDVCPWCDFLPACTRYWRSQRRDYLSELGLEE from the coding sequence ATGACCGATGTTCCGAAGCCAAAACCGCCGCGTCCAAAGAAGCCCGCCGCGCCGCGAAAGCCGCGAAAGCCCGAGTTCTCCCCCACCCGCATCAAGACGTTTCTGAGCTGCCCGATGATGTACCGGCTGGAGTATGTCGATAAGGTGGGACGCTTCTACCATCGCTCGCGCGCCGGCTTCTCGTTTGGGACATCCCTGCACTCCACCCTGCAAAACTTCCACGAAGCCGGCGGCGCGGCCGCCGTCACTCCCGAGGAGCTCGTGACCCGCCTGGATCAAGATTGGATTCCCCAGGGCTACGCCAGCGCCGAGCAGGAGCAGGAACACCGCGTCGAGGCCGCGCAGATCCTGACGACCTATCACGCCCTCGCCGCCGAACGCGCGGACCTCACGCAAACCTTCCTCACGGAAAAGATGCTCAAATACGACATGGGCGAATTCGTGCTCACCGGCCGTATCGACCGCATCGACGAACACCTCTCCGACGGCGCCTTAGAAATTGTGGACTACAAATCCGGCCGGATGAGCGTCACCGAAGAAGACGTCAAAAGCGCCCTCGCCATGTCGATCTACCAGCTCCTCGCCAAGCGCAACAATCCCGAACGACGTGTCTTGGCCACCATCCACGCCCTGCGCGGCGGCGTCACCGCCTCCACTTCTTATTCGGATGAAGAACTCAACGACCTCGAAGACGACCTGCGCGGCATCGGCCTCATGATCCTGGAAAAAGACTTCGAATCTGTCCGCCCAGAACCGCTCCCGGATGTCTGTCCCTGGTGTGATTTTTTGCCGGCGTGTACGCGATACTGGCGTTCGCAACGGCGCGATTATCTGAGTGAATTGGGGTTGGAAGAGTAG